In one Eulemur rufifrons isolate Redbay chromosome 14, OSU_ERuf_1, whole genome shotgun sequence genomic region, the following are encoded:
- the TRIP6 gene encoding thyroid receptor-interacting protein 6: protein MSGPTWLPPKQPEPARVPQGRALPRGTPGPPPVPGAALQPHPRVNFCSLPPEQCYQAPGVPEDRGPAWVGSHGAPQRSQGLPPERGGLRPGSLDAEIDLLTSMLAELNGGRGHAPRRPDRQAYEPPQPPAYRMGSLKPNGGGAPPPPLPASPYGGPTPASYATASTPAGPAFPVQVKVAQPVRGCGPPRRGASQASGPLPGPHFPLPGRGEVWGAGYRSQREPGPGAKEEAAGVCGPIGGGRGGGHGPQVPLSQPPEEELERLTKKLVHDMNHPPSGEYFGRCGGCGEDVVGDGAGVVALDRVFHVGCFVCSTCRAQLRGQHFYAVERRAYCESCYVATLEKCATCSQPILDRILRAMGKAYHPGCFTCVVCHRGLDGIPFTVDATSQIHCIEDFHRKFAPRCSVCGGAIMPEPGQEETVRIVALDRSFHIGCYKCEECGLLLSSEGECQGCYPLDGHILCKACSAWRIQELSATVTTDC from the exons ATGTCGGGGCCCACCTGGCTCCCCCCGAAGCAGCCGGAGCCCGCCAGAGTCCCTCAGGGAAGAGCGCTCCCCCGAGGCACTCCGGGGCCGCCACCAGTCCCCGGAGCCG cactccagccccaccccagggtcAATTTTTGCTCCCTCCCACCTGAGCAGTGTTACCAGGCCCCAGGGGTGCCAGAGGATCGGGGGCCGGCCTGGGTGGGGTCCCATGGAGCACCCCAGCGCTCGCAG GGGCTCCCCCCAGAGAGGGGGGGCCTGCGCCCAGGAAGTCTGGATGCTGAGATAGACTTGCTGACCAGCATGCTGGCTGAACTGAATGGAGGTCGTGGTCATGCCCCTCGGCGACCAGACCGACAG GCTTATGAaccccctcagcctcctgcttACCGCATGGGCTCCCTGAAGCCGAATGGAGGGGGTGCTCCACCCCCACCGCTGCCAGCATCCCCCTATGGGGGCCCCACTCCGGCCTCCTACGCTACTGCCAGCACCCCGGCTGGCCCAGCCTTCCCTGTGCAAGTGAAAGTGGCACAACCAGTGAGAGGCTGCGGCCCACCCAGGCGGGGGGCCTCTCAGGCTTCTGGGCCCCTCCCGGGCCCCCACTTTCCTCTGCCAGGCCGAGGTGAAGTCTGGGGGGCTGGCTATAGGAGCCAACGAGAGCCAGGGCCAGGGGCTAAAGAGGAGGCGGCTGGGGTCTGTGGCCCcataggaggaggaagaggaggtgggcaCGGGCCCCAG GTCCCCCTGAGCCAGCCTCCTGAGGAGGAGCTGGAGAGGCTGACCAAGAAGCTGGTGCATGACATGAACCACCCGCCCAGTGGGGAGTACTTTG GCCGGTGTGGTGGCTGCGGAGAAGATGTGGTCGGGGATGGGGCCGGGGTTGTGGCCCTTGACCGTGTCTTCCACGTTGGCTGCTTTGTTTGTTCTACGTGCCGGGCCCAGCTTCGGGGCCAGCATTTCTATGCTGTGGAGAGGAGGGCATATTGTGAGAGCTGCTACGTG GCTACTCTGGAGAAATGCGCCACGTGCTCCCAACCCATCCTGGACCGGATTCTGCGGGCTATGGGGAAGGCTTACCACCCTGGCTGCTTCACCTGCGTGGTGTGTCACCGCGGCCTTGACGGCATCCCCTTCACAGTAGATGCCACCAGCCAGATCCACTGCATTGAAGATTTCCACAG GAAGTTTGCCCCACGATGCTCAGTGTGCGGTGGGGCCATCATGCCCGAGCCAGGTCAGGAGGAGACCGTGAGAATTGTTGCTCTGGATCGCAGTTTTCACATTGGCTGTTACAAGTGTGAG GAGTGTGGGCTGCTGCTCTCCTCTGAGGGTGAATGTCAGGGCTGCTACCCACTGGATGGGCACATCTTGTGCAAGGCCTGCAGTGCCTGGCGCATCCAGGAGCTCTCAGCCACTGTCACCACTGACTGCTGA